In Schlegelella aquatica, one DNA window encodes the following:
- the gmhB gene encoding D-glycero-beta-D-manno-heptose 1,7-bisphosphate 7-phosphatase, with amino-acid sequence MDRAMRLVVLGRDGVINRFREEHIADPAEWEPLPGALEAIARLNHAGWHVVVATNQPGLGTGLLDMAGLNAVHRRMNEELARHGGRIDAIFICPHTAADGCDCRKPAPGLLLKIAERFGVDCAEMVVAGDTLRDLQAAHAAGCEPHLIRSGRSAHLTPAEAEALALQVPGSRVHADLDAFVAHLVQRQPTLAGQAGPSSGYGALPAA; translated from the coding sequence ATGGACCGTGCGATGCGACTGGTGGTGCTGGGGCGCGATGGGGTGATCAACCGGTTCCGCGAGGAGCACATCGCCGACCCTGCCGAATGGGAGCCGCTGCCCGGCGCGCTGGAAGCCATCGCACGGCTCAACCATGCCGGCTGGCATGTGGTGGTGGCGACCAACCAGCCCGGCCTGGGCACCGGCCTGCTCGACATGGCCGGACTCAACGCCGTGCACCGACGCATGAACGAGGAGCTGGCCCGCCATGGCGGTCGCATCGACGCGATCTTCATCTGCCCGCACACGGCGGCCGACGGCTGCGACTGCCGCAAGCCCGCACCGGGCCTGCTGCTGAAGATCGCCGAGCGCTTCGGCGTCGATTGCGCGGAGATGGTGGTCGCGGGTGACACCTTGCGCGACCTGCAGGCGGCTCACGCCGCCGGCTGCGAGCCGCACCTGATCCGGTCGGGGCGCAGTGCCCACCTGACGCCGGCCGAGGCCGAGGCCCTGGCCCTGCAGGTCCCGGGCAGCCGGGTGCACGCCGACCTCGACGCCTTCGTCGCGCACCTCGTGCAGCGCCAGCCGACGCTGGCCGGGCAGGCCGGCCCTTCCTCGGGTTACGGCGCGCTGCCCGCGGCCTGA
- the glyS gene encoding glycine--tRNA ligase subunit beta — translation MSAALSTKNLLVELFVEELPPKALKKLGEAFAHGIASGLAAQGLRSPDAAVTPYASPRRLAVHLVGVAERAADKPMRQKLMPVSVALDAEGRPTPALLKKLAALGLDEGVVPQLQRAMDGKAEALFHDSVVPGATLREGLQKALEDALARLPIPKVMAYQLEDGWSTVHFVRPAHGLVALHGAEVVPVQVLGLVAGRHTQGHRFEALRNPVELRDADSYAEQLEREGAVIPGFEARRAEIARQLEAAARAVGGGVKPVDDRALLDEVTALVERPNVLVGRFEKEFLEVPQECLILTMKANQKYFPLLDAEGRLTNQFLVVSNIRPEDPSAVIGGNERVVRPRLADAKFFFDQDRKKTLASRVPGLAKVVYHNKLGTQGERIERLRALARAIGTRLEGEVLGERAEQAATLAKADLLTDMVGEFPELQGIMGGYYARHDGLGEEMAQAIEDHYKPRFAGDELPRNPIGIAVALADKLETLAGLFGIGQVPTGDKDPFALRRHALGVIRMLIERDLPLEMDWLIAEAFRVFGPAHGQAQAEVAFFVRERLVGYLRDVGYSAREVDAVVEVRPSHWGEFPKRLQAVRAFVSLPEAESLAAANKRVGNILKKAEGTVEPQVDAALLREQAERALYEALLQVQPGADAAFERGDYTASLQALAALKAPVDTFFDQVMVNAEDPALRANRLGLLALLHAAMNRVADLSRLAT, via the coding sequence ATGAGCGCCGCGCTGAGTACCAAGAACCTGCTGGTCGAGCTCTTCGTCGAGGAGCTGCCGCCCAAGGCCCTGAAGAAGCTGGGCGAGGCCTTCGCCCACGGCATCGCCTCGGGCCTCGCCGCCCAGGGACTGCGCAGCCCCGATGCCGCGGTGACGCCGTATGCCTCGCCGCGTCGCTTGGCGGTGCATCTGGTGGGCGTGGCCGAGCGTGCGGCCGACAAGCCGATGCGCCAGAAGCTGATGCCCGTCTCGGTGGCCCTGGACGCCGAGGGGCGGCCCACGCCGGCGCTGCTCAAGAAGCTCGCCGCGCTCGGCCTGGACGAAGGCGTCGTGCCGCAGCTGCAGCGCGCGATGGACGGCAAGGCCGAGGCCCTGTTCCACGACAGCGTGGTGCCCGGCGCCACCCTGCGCGAGGGCCTGCAAAAGGCGCTCGAGGACGCGCTCGCCAGGCTGCCGATCCCCAAGGTCATGGCCTACCAGCTCGAAGACGGCTGGAGCACCGTCCATTTCGTGCGCCCGGCGCACGGGCTGGTTGCGCTGCACGGCGCGGAGGTCGTGCCCGTGCAGGTGCTGGGCCTTGTGGCCGGGCGCCACACGCAAGGCCACCGTTTCGAGGCGCTGCGCAACCCGGTCGAGCTGCGCGACGCGGACAGCTACGCTGAGCAGCTCGAGCGCGAGGGCGCGGTGATCCCGGGCTTCGAGGCGCGCCGGGCCGAGATCGCTCGCCAGCTGGAAGCCGCAGCACGGGCCGTCGGCGGCGGCGTCAAGCCGGTGGACGACCGGGCGCTGCTCGACGAGGTCACCGCGCTGGTCGAGCGGCCGAACGTGCTGGTGGGCCGCTTCGAGAAGGAGTTTCTCGAAGTGCCCCAGGAGTGCCTCATCCTCACGATGAAGGCCAACCAGAAGTACTTCCCGCTGCTCGACGCCGAGGGCCGGCTCACGAACCAGTTCCTGGTGGTGAGCAACATCCGCCCCGAGGACCCGAGCGCGGTGATCGGCGGCAACGAGCGCGTGGTGCGTCCGCGCCTGGCCGACGCGAAGTTCTTCTTCGACCAGGATCGCAAGAAGACGCTGGCCTCGCGCGTGCCGGGGCTGGCCAAGGTCGTCTATCACAACAAGCTCGGCACCCAGGGCGAGCGCATCGAACGCCTGCGGGCGCTGGCCCGGGCCATCGGCACGCGCCTGGAGGGCGAGGTGCTGGGCGAGCGGGCCGAGCAAGCGGCCACGCTGGCCAAGGCCGACCTGCTGACCGACATGGTCGGCGAGTTTCCGGAGCTGCAGGGCATCATGGGCGGCTACTACGCCCGCCATGACGGCCTCGGCGAGGAGATGGCGCAGGCCATCGAGGACCACTACAAGCCGCGCTTCGCCGGCGACGAGCTACCGCGCAACCCCATCGGCATCGCGGTGGCGCTGGCCGACAAGCTGGAGACGCTGGCGGGCCTGTTCGGCATCGGGCAGGTGCCCACCGGCGACAAGGACCCGTTCGCGCTGCGTCGCCACGCGCTGGGCGTGATCCGCATGCTCATCGAGCGCGACCTGCCGCTGGAGATGGACTGGCTGATCGCCGAGGCCTTCCGGGTGTTCGGGCCGGCCCACGGCCAGGCCCAGGCCGAGGTGGCCTTCTTCGTGCGCGAGCGCCTGGTGGGCTACCTGCGCGACGTGGGCTACAGCGCCCGCGAGGTGGACGCGGTGGTCGAGGTGCGCCCGTCGCACTGGGGCGAGTTCCCCAAGCGCCTGCAGGCGGTGCGCGCCTTCGTCTCGCTGCCGGAGGCCGAGAGCCTGGCCGCGGCCAACAAGCGCGTGGGCAACATCCTGAAGAAGGCCGAGGGCACGGTCGAGCCCCAGGTGGACGCCGCGCTGCTGCGCGAGCAGGCCGAGCGCGCGCTCTACGAGGCGCTGCTGCAGGTGCAGCCTGGGGCCGACGCGGCCTTCGAGCGCGGGGACTACACTGCCTCGTTGCAGGCCCTGGCGGCGCTCAAGGCGCCGGTGGACACCTTCTTCGACCAGGTGATGGTCAACGCGGAAGACCCGGCCTTGCGCGCCAATCGGCTGGGCCTGCTGGCCCTGCTGCATGCGGCGATGAACCGGGTGGCCGATCTGTCGCGCCTGGCGACCTGA
- the gmhB gene encoding D-glycero-beta-D-manno-heptose 1,7-bisphosphate 7-phosphatase, which produces MKLLILDRDGTINEDRDDYVKSPEEWVPVPGAIEAMARLFHAGWTLVVATNQSGLARGYFDLPTLEAMHEKMQCLLAAHGARVDAVFYCPHGPEEGCDCRKPRPGLFHRIASHYGVDLAGVPVVGDTLRDLQAGAAAGCEPHLVRTGKAASLDAAGLAELVQRVPGTRVHADLGAFADHLLGAASSAASTRALP; this is translated from the coding sequence ATGAAGCTGCTCATCCTCGACCGCGACGGCACGATCAACGAAGACCGCGACGACTACGTGAAGTCGCCCGAGGAATGGGTGCCGGTGCCCGGTGCGATCGAGGCCATGGCCCGGCTCTTCCACGCGGGATGGACGCTGGTGGTGGCGACCAACCAGTCGGGTCTGGCGCGCGGTTACTTCGACCTGCCGACGCTCGAGGCCATGCACGAGAAGATGCAGTGTCTGCTGGCCGCCCACGGGGCCCGCGTCGACGCGGTGTTCTATTGCCCCCACGGCCCGGAGGAAGGCTGCGACTGCCGCAAGCCGCGCCCCGGGTTGTTCCATCGCATCGCCAGCCACTACGGGGTCGATCTCGCCGGCGTGCCGGTGGTGGGCGACACGCTGCGCGACCTGCAAGCGGGTGCGGCCGCGGGTTGCGAGCCGCACCTGGTGCGCACCGGCAAGGCCGCCTCACTGGACGCGGCGGGCCTCGCCGAGCTCGTGCAGCGGGTGCCCGGCACGCGCGTGCACGCCGACCTGGGCGCCTTCGCCGACCACCTGCTCGGGGCGGCCTCATCCGCCGCCTCGACCCGCGCCTTGCCGTGA